A stretch of DNA from Bacteroidales bacterium:
GCTGGTGCTTCTGCCGGAGGGATAGTGGATTTTTACCAACTTTCCTTGGGCGATTTAGGATTAATGGGTGCTGATAAGGGCAAGGGCGGCAAATATCTTATCCTTCCAAATGGGTATGATGCTTCAAAACTAAATACCAAAGGGTACTTTGTTATCAACTCTACAACCAATAAAATAATGATTGGCACACGGTTTCTGTCCACTGATGAAGCGGAAATCAAAAAGATGAAAGAGAATTTTCTTGTTGGCAAATATGGAGAGATTTCAAAGCCAGCAAAATTCATTTCCAATACCGACAAACGTTTTGAGGGGATGCCATCCAGGGGCTTAAAGTATTTTAAATTGGTGCATCAGTTTATTCAAAATGAGCCGCAGAAGGAAGAAGATAAAATTTTCTATACCTACTTAAAATATCTGGGTATTGAAAATGGCCAACCCTTTAATCCTTCAGAAAAACTAAAAACGATTCTAACGGAAGGAGCCAATTTGGGTGAGCTGATGTGTAAAGCTAACCAAATAGAACCACGTCATGATGAACCATATTATGAAAACAGCAGTTGGTACAGACTGTTAACCAATTTCCCGTTAACCAAAACCCAAGCGGCGCCGATTTTAAGGCTATTTTAACTGGTAAGTGAAACAAAGCAGCAATTTTGCTGAACTTTGAAAAACTAAATATGGCACTAAAGGGCTACAATTTGCTTGATAAGAATGACAAGAGATGACTAAAGGTATGGAATATTAATAGGAGTTATGATTATTGCCATAATAATTGCAATCTTAATTCAGATACTTTAACCACAA
This window harbors:
- a CDS encoding DUF1254 domain-containing protein — protein: AGASAGGIVDFYQLSLGDLGLMGADKGKGGKYLILPNGYDASKLNTKGYFVINSTTNKIMIGTRFLSTDEAEIKKMKENFLVGKYGEISKPAKFISNTDKRFEGMPSRGLKYFKLVHQFIQNEPQKEEDKIFYTYLKYLGIENGQPFNPSEKLKTILTEGANLGELMCKANQIEPRHDEPYYENSSWYRLLTNFPLTKTQAAPILRLF